In Lineus longissimus chromosome 13, tnLinLong1.2, whole genome shotgun sequence, one genomic interval encodes:
- the LOC135497663 gene encoding uncharacterized protein LOC135497663, translated as MSIGEESIMRASGNSQQSVADSYRIGKSTISGILYETCEALWTVLKDDFVAVPTQDDCIRIAAENWQNWNFPMCLGSIDGKHVAIKAPPRSGSDYFNYKKYHSIILMAVADGKYRFRMVDIGAYGRESDGGVFSRSQFGIKMDNDTLGIPESGCLPGTDIKVPYMFLGDEAFPLKKNLMRPYAGTGLDYEHRVFNYRLSRNRRCVENAFGIPAARWRIFRGPIEVKPENVDVMVKATIALHNFLLANDGHFNPRVRYVPPQFVDFIGEDGELKPGQWREITKTDTDLQEVGRLGANVATRQATKIRDILSEYFQTNH; from the exons CATCCGGGAATTCCCAGCAAAGTGTAGCCGACAGCTACCGTATCGGAAAGTCAACTATCAGTGGCATATTATATGAAACATGCGAGGCTCTATGGACCGTCCTTAAAGACGACTTTGTGGCCGTACCCACACAGGATGATTGCATCCGAATTGCTGCAGAGAACTGGCAGAACTGGAACTTCCCCATGTGCTTAGGTTCAATAGATGGGAAACATGTTGCTATCAAAGCTCCTCCTCGATCCGGAAGTGATTATTTCAATTACAAAAAGTATCACTCCATCATTCTCATGGCGGTAGCAGATGGTAAATACAGATTCAGAATGGTTGATATTGGAGCTTATGGAAGAGAATCAGATGGCGGAGTTTTCAGTCGATCACAGTTTGGCATCAAGATGGATAATGACACATTGGGCATACCAGAGTCCGGTTGTCTCCCAGGAACTGATATCAAGGTCCCCTATATGTTTCTTGGAGATGAAGCATTCCCACTGAAGAAGAACCTGATGAGGCCATATGCTG gtacTGGATTGGATTATGAGCACAGAGTATTTAACTATCGTCTCAGTAGGAACAGGCGGTGTGTTGAAAATGCTTTCGGCATACCAGCAGCAAGGTGGCGAATATTTAGAGGTCCAATAGAAGTAAAGCCAGAAAACGTTGACGTAATGGTCAAAGCTACAATCGCTCTTCATAACTTTCTTTTGGCAAATGACGGACATTTCAACCCACGTGTTCGCTATGTACCACCTCAGTTTGTTGACTTCATTGGGGAAGATGGCGAATTGAAACCAGGGCAATGGAGGGAAATTACAAAAACAGATACAGACTTGCAGGAGGTTGGAAGACTAGGGGCCAATGTAGCGACAAGGCAGGCAACGAAGATCAGAGACATACTGTCCGAATATTTCCAAACAAACCACTAA